tttagagtaggaccatcctattagcaaaagcgccttggcgtggcggatggcttaaacatacatttgcaaatgtgtgcaacaaagacttttgcatttttatctacagtagaaatggcagatctgttgctggctatagcagagtgctgggggaaaaaatgttgtgtgtatgttccttgcaggataaccccaccctttcaagcacctgttatggcctataaattgatttgagcagcttccacttctgtattttttctgagaggcatgttggtgtcagtagctgagagggggtactgccactgaattgctgtttggaggcttctggggtacctctttggtaagttggctctcaatttaaaaacacatatttatggcccaaatatatgggactctcattgtttagagtaggaccatcctattagcaaaagcgccttggcgtggcggatggcttaaacatacatttgcaaatgtgtgcaacaaagacttttgcatttttatctacagtagaaatggcagatctgttgctggctatagcagtattACCaattgtcagtaaatttactgggTTGATAAAAACTCAGTACAGTGCTCAGTGACATTTTCACACAGCAATATAAGAATGATTTTAAGAGTATGTAAATTtgtaaaaacttttattttaaatctccAAATCCCATTTTGTTGTACATGCTTTACTTTCAGTTCTGAACAAATGTTGAGTTTGATTCTGCGTAAATCTACCAGCGGCCCgagagccttcacctgtggcccacCATCTGGCTGCTCCCAATCTTATCAGAACAGTGGCAGCCAAGTTCCAAATCAATGTGAAATGCTTACTGGTGCATGATCACTTACTTGGGGTGCCATGTATCAGGCACCACCCCTGCTTCTCCTCTTCAGTGTAGGGTCGCCTTTCTGCTTAGCAACGATCCCCGTCTTCGTTTTGCCGGTCTACACATGTGCATCCCGTTGCCCAGCGATTACCTGCTGCCCTGTCGACATCCGTGACGTCACTGACCTCATATTTCAATCTACTTCTGCTTATATAAGGCAGACTTTGACATCCATGGGGTCCCAGAGTATTGGGTCTCTATAGTCTTGCTTCAGCGTTTGTTCCTGCATTTacttatttgattcatgatttgacctTTGCTCCTGTTCATGACTACCCACTAGGATTCTAATTTGGCTCTCTTGATAACCCAGTTTGACCTGTTATTCCCGACTATTCCTGCTGGTATCTGATTTGGCTCTATTGATTTACTGTTTCTGTTCTTTGCTGTTCCTGACTACCTTCTTGGATTCTGATTCAGCACCAGTATCACCATACagcttgaccttggcttgtctgaccattctattCACCTGCTGCTTCAACAGTGACTGACATAGAGGGCCACGACCTacacagctaagcccataccACCTTGCGGAGGTCCTTGGAGAACAccgggggcatgttagactctgcgcctctttgcTCAGTTGCACTTACTACTGGTAAACAGCTGCCATCAAGTCTATTGTGAATGTGACACCATCTTGTGGTGTGATACCCCATTTGCTCTTGCCCTCCACTTCTGCACTGACTATGGCATGGGTGTGGCATCCGCGACCAGGTCCTCTGAATACTCAGGTGTTTAAGCACAAAATTTCATGGACTAGACAGTAGGGGTGCCAAATAAatgttgggtgccagaccatatcttataaaaataaatgtacatttttattgccAATGCCTTCTCCTCCAAGGGGGTGAGAAGTTTGTCCATCCATGCCTCCTGTCTGGCAAACTGCTCCAGGCACTCTAATCCAAAGGCTCTACTCTTTTGGACCCTTGTTGATGAGGACTCTCTCTTAACCATATGCAGATCTCATGCATTTCCTCCTCTTTCCTGGGTCCCGGAAAGTAAATATGGCGTTTTTGCTCTGCTAGACTCAGACCCTAATTTTGCAGCATCTAGTTCTTGTGAGGCCCACGTCGTGTCTTCCTACACTCCTCCCGGTGACCTCGCCTGCCGTTATAAGTGTTACATCACGTGACCTCCTATGCAGAGGTCACACAGCATACttagaggaggagggagtgcactatGTTCTCGCTtcttcctctgtgtggcccctttgaaggccGCAGGGCCACACATGTGACCCTGCACCTCTTTCACGTTGCCCCTCACTGGCATAAGTTGATACAGCATAATATGTCAGTAAGAAGTATAGCTATCAggatatttttataaaatgttcagtaaaaatattttcattggaATGTGCTAATATTTTAAGAGGCAGTGGCCTGTTCacttgtgtgactgtgtggagacaGAGTTGTATGTGACAGGAGAAGTGACATGAGGTGGGACAGATTTAGGCAAAATGGGGCTCTGGGTAGAAATCTGGGACCTCTGTCAATGCTGGATCAGTAAAGCTTTTCATGTGCCACACTGGCAAACATATTACAAGGCCTGAATCGGTGGGCACCCTCATTAAACAGTATCCCTGGTGAATAGTCAGAGACAAAGAAGTTCTGTTGAGCTCTTCTGCACTACTCAACAGATGTACCATACGCGTGTCACTTGCCGTATGTTGGTGGAATGATTAAAGTGTTATTCTACATCATGTTTATTATGGAGATGTATTATTTGGATTGAACATTGTGTCCGGTCTACAAAAGCCTAACAGAGTATACACTGATAGCTGTTTATTACTATACATATTTAGGTTGAAATTGTATTTATTCAGTCTGCTTTTACAGAGGGTTTTAAtggatttgttttatttcatatgtttttatttttattaaagtttttttttttatatatatatataccagtacCTTTCACGGTTTTCTGTCGTATCCATTCTTATACATACAGTGCAGGATATCTGTTATTTTTAGTGTTTATAGTTTGCAAAACCTCCAATGGAATGTTAACACCACACAAATTCACAACCACGACAACAGCTCTTCACGGCAAACACAAGCAAAGTTCCAACACTGAACTTGTTAAACATTGTTCCGCAAAACTCTTGTGAGAGGAAAATGTTATATAGTGATATGGTTTGTTTGAAACAATCTATACATCTCATAAACCACTACAATAAATCTCATCTTAACTGTTGATTCCTCAGCTGTTAAAAATCTAATGATTTTCGGCTAAAAGCTGGCAAAATATCTTTTGGAGTTATCAAGAAATAATAGCCAGAGCGTGTGTGTGATTAACATATGCCTTTGTTACATGTATAAATCAAAGCAAAATTAGGATATATCAAGTTTGGAATACATTGTACGCCTACCTCTAAATGTAGCAGGTGACGAACTAGCATTTAACATGGCAAAACTTCATTCATACATTAGGTATTGACTTTTCAAACAAACTCATTGCATCAGGTGAAGTGTGCTTCCCAAAGTGTAACAGTGTAAGAAGAtttcatttcatatttattaaagtgctGAAGGAGGGTTTTGGggagttttttttattcaatgaaTGTTTATTGCAAAGTTATgtgtgtttacttttttttactctaTTGTGCTTGGAAATGGTTCTTTCCATTATATTGGGACCACTGTGCTATCAAATTGGTCATTGCTACATGTGACTCCCACAGCACTAGTtcatcactttattaaatataaaataacattctgTATTCAAttttggtggaaggatctggcgaagggggcttgccggagctgcgatgcaggtgggagggagaTCTGGGGCGTCTTAGTGATAAGGCATGGGATATGGTGTTATGTAGCCCAAAGGAGGTCACCGCATCAGTTAGATTTCGCCAAGTTCAattttttctgttacacagagcatatctcactcctcttcggctttctaagttcAGTGGCGGTCAGAAAgtgttgtgtcccaaatgtaggagcgaggaggggggcttctggcatatgctctgggagtgtccgctcgtttcatccttttggggagaagtggaggactgtattaaaagattggaggtgggagtgattgCCCTGACTCCAAGGCTCTGTATATTTGGTTTAGGCCTGAACAAAAAAACTCGTAGACTCATTAGATTGCTTATCAATACGTTACTCATGATGGCAAAGGtagtgatagctaggaaatggatggcaccagaaggtccgacattgaatagctggattgaccttgttaacgatacagtcggccatgaaaggttcatgtataccagcaggaaattggtggataagtatgaaagaatatggtatagaTGGAGGATATCCCGTATGTCACGGAGGGATTGAGGGAAGTGGAACTCTCCTGATTGAAgcttggggcagacatccagccgcctattaTGTTATTAAGATCAACGATTGTATCTTGTATTACCAAAGCTGTACCATTATCTCACTATATCttggaaaaatgtatatatctttaCTTGGAAATgggaatgtcaatgttttttggtttttctAACTGCATGGTGTACAAATACTTGACAATGCTTGTATCACTGTATGGGGTATAGTTGGGGGGATAGCCTACTGTgttgggcttttttgttgtttaaaggaaaaaatgcaataaaattttacctgatttaaaaaaatatataaaataacattctCTATGATAATTCAATGTAGTCCAAATAACAAAACAATTATGGAAAAAtccacaatggaaaaaaaaaacccccaaaaatctGCTCACTACAAACGATAACATCAGAACTcattgtttatacagatattattcactaatatatatatatttattagcatCACCTGAATTATAAACAGATAGTGTACAGAAGATCTGAACTGGGATTTTCCAGATATACAGCTGTTGGGGAATCAATTTTAAGACCATGTTTAAGGAAGCCTGTTAGTCACAAGTAGACGATTTTCAAATAGACCATTTTTAAACACAGTtaataactaaaaataaaacattttgtataaCTGGCTGTATGAGAATGACATGAGCATATAATACAAATGCTTGTTGTATTTCAGGCATGTGAGTGGTTCTGTCATCAATTTGTTGAATCTCCTTCTCAAACCTCTTCTTATCTAATTAGTGGCAAAAGAGTCAAAGGCCGGAGATCTTCCTCCTTTACAGGGACCCCTGGACAGAAGAAAGCAAAGAGTTTCTCCTGAAAAATGCATCCAGACTTCTCAAAAATTAAGCCAGTGGTATCCACATCATAGAAAGCCAGGTAACCACTGAAAACATCCACAAACACCCCGATTCTCATAGGTAAAGTTGTAGGCATTGGCGTCGAATGCCCACAGCCAGAGTAGACACAGTCTTGTTTCTTACGTAGCACCCAGATCCCATTTGCCGGACTTAGATCACAAGATCGTTTTCGTTGCACCGACTTCACCACTACACCAACAATCCAATTGCTTTTATGACCAACATCCACCTCCCAATAATGCTGACCAGACTGAAATCCAGGCAATCCTAGTACATAAAGACCTGGGTCAaagtagtgtttgttttttttaacctgagGGAAGGACGTATATCTTACCTGCTTGAGGTTTTTTGATATGAACAGATTGGGGTGAGCACTGTCTAGGTCAAAACATAATGACTTTTGCACTGGTTTTATAACATGCCTTATTCCTCGCCACTCCTGTATCCAGAAAGGCGATACATGTTTTTCTAGTGTCACCATGACTTTGGACAGATACAGTAACCGAGACTTGAACACTCTCAATTGTTCTGCTGTTACAGTTATTTGTGCCCCTTTTTTCAATGTCACCAGAATCTCTGTAATGGAAGTAGACAAGTCTGCCAATGATAAAACTCTGGATTCCAAATCCACAATGGATGTTTCCACTGTACTCTTATGTTTGGCTAGAAGTACCTCCTCCTCCTTTAAAAGATGCTGGTGAAGGTGATAAAAGGATCCTCTAAGTCTCTCCCTTTGCAGATCAGCAGTAAACCGCGTTGTGCGTAATTTTTTCTCATAGTCTTCAAACAACTCCCACGCTTCCTCCTGCAAACGTAGCAGATCTTCAGCATTTTGCATCTGTTCATCTTCTTGAAGAACAAGCCATGAGGGACTCTATGTAGAAGGGACAAAAGCGGTCAGATATATATTTTGAACAATACATGTGTACAATGCGGAAACACATAGGCCAGGCACTATATACACAAAAGGACTGGTTTACCAGTAAAAGAGAAATGGCAAGTGAGAAAATGATAACGTGACTGGTGTATAGGGATGGTTTTAAAATTACAAATTCTGTACTATTTAAACAAAAGCATCCAATGCTTTTAAGAAGAGTATATAAttcttaaagagcaagtaaaaccATATTACGGAGCTGAAAGTTATACCCAATATAACTGTTGCATTTATACTTGAATAAATATGTCCAACAAGCTCTTTTACTATTCTGCTGCAGGTTGCCATATAAAGAGGGAGACGCTTCTCTAGACAAGCATATAGAATATGAGTAACAAATTGAAAAACTTGCTGTCCATAAATGGATTCATACAAAAGGGGCAGAGCCAGTGTTGTCACAGTAACTCAGATGACTGCATTCTTAAATGGTCATTTTAGAACAAGCAAACTCATAGGAAGCTTAAGACACAAAAAGGTAACATCAACTAATGaaccatatataaaataatttagcaATTTCCTGAATGTACATTTGTTGCTCGCATACAGTGTAGGCAGCAATTGTGTGGACTGAATTAATATTCATAAGAAAGTAGCTtataaattcactaggaaataATGATACTGCTAAAGCAGCCACTTcgtaggctgaaccaatattcataagaatgcgtCCTACCAATTCAAGAAGCCATTACCTACAGGACCATTGAGTTTACCCatttgttgtgtgtgtatgtgttttttttattcttgccTTTTACACCAATTCAAAAAATTACCTGTGAAATCACCATTCCCCAATCCCCTATTGGTTCTCAACTTGGCTCTGgttcataattaataaataattaataattaataattaataaattctCATGACCattgattcagcccacaaaaATTCTACCCCTTCTGTGGTCGGTGAGGCGTGCATAATAGGCTAAAAAATACTTAATGAGAAGGATTGGACTCTCCTGGTTTTATGGAAACCTATACTCAAGTGTTGGTCTCAATGTGTTTTGTAAAATTAAAGGTCCACTAAATATCAAAACTGAAATTTTCATATATGAACCATCAaggtaaaataaattattaataacatgaCTTAACAATGCTGCTCTggtaaaagtaaagtattacatCCAAATACAAACAGATGAAGCACCTTTAAAACAATGTTGTAATGGGATCTGATGAAGGTCAAAAAGCTAAGTCTCAGGCATTTGAGCTCACTGGACCTGCCCCTATGTATAATCCACCAAGCTACACAGTACATCTTCCCAGAACAATTCTGCCAAGCTGCCACTTACTCTGTTTGCTCTGGTAGAGAaccctcctccctccccttcctcctctccctcctgCAGAGGGATAAAAACAGCATGATAtgcatatttagttaagtataaacactacAGTTATTTAATATAATGTAGCTCAATAAAGCCAATTACCCACTAGTATTGTGTTAGCATTTAACCCTAGTGTCAAgaacacccagcctgtctcaga
The nucleotide sequence above comes from Mixophyes fleayi isolate aMixFle1 chromosome 6, aMixFle1.hap1, whole genome shotgun sequence. Encoded proteins:
- the LOC142094686 gene encoding E3 ubiquitin-protein ligase TRIM69-like isoform X1, which translates into the protein MESATLIQPNGPHQDDEIQSQYTESRMPQEEEETDTMGLLTANDTINHQKEESPSWLVLQEDEQMQNAEDLLRLQEEAWELFEDYEKKLRTTRFTADLQRERLRGSFYHLHQHLLKEEEVLLAKHKSTVETSIVDLESRVLSLADLSTSITEILVTLKKGAQITVTAEQLRVFKSRLLYLSKVMVTLEKHVSPFWIQEWRGIRHVIKPVQKSLCFDLDSAHPNLFISKNLKQVRYTSFPQVKKNKHYFDPGLYVLGLPGFQSGQHYWEVDVGHKSNWIVGVVVKSVQRKRSCDLSPANGIWVLRKKQDCVYSGCGHSTPMPTTLPMRIGVFVDVFSGYLAFYDVDTTGLIFEKSGCIFQEKLFAFFCPGVPVKEEDLRPLTLLPLIR
- the LOC142094686 gene encoding E3 ubiquitin-protein ligase TRIM69-like isoform X3; translation: MESATLIQPNGPHQDDESPSWLVLQEDEQMQNAEDLLRLQEEAWELFEDYEKKLRTTRFTADLQRERLRGSFYHLHQHLLKEEEVLLAKHKSTVETSIVDLESRVLSLADLSTSITEILVTLKKGAQITVTAEQLRVFKSRLLYLSKVMVTLEKHVSPFWIQEWRGIRHVIKPVQKSLCFDLDSAHPNLFISKNLKQVRYTSFPQVKKNKHYFDPGLYVLGLPGFQSGQHYWEVDVGHKSNWIVGVVVKSVQRKRSCDLSPANGIWVLRKKQDCVYSGCGHSTPMPTTLPMRIGVFVDVFSGYLAFYDVDTTGLIFEKSGCIFQEKLFAFFCPGVPVKEEDLRPLTLLPLIR